A window of Paraburkholderia sp. ZP32-5 genomic DNA:
CAATCGGACGTCGAGGGACGTACTCATAGCTCGCAAGCTGCTTAATCAGATCGTCCGTTTGATGTCTGGTATCACGCACTCATTGCCCTCTTTACAGCAGTGCCGGTCTGTATCGACTCGTTCCGTTGATCAAGATCAACCCGCCATATTGGATAGGCGCGACGATCCAACCAAAGGACAGGCCGCTCGCAAGATTCAACGACCGTGATGAGGGCCCGACGCGAGGGTGCGCAGCCCCCTGTTTCCAACAGATGATTGAGCACACACCGTGGTGATCACGCTGGGGCCTGTTCACGCCGAGGCTTGGCACCCCTGAGCAGGTCCGCAATCGTTATTGCCAATGAAACTCAATCGGTCGACGTCGTGTAGGAGGCAAACATGAAGAAGCTGGTGATACTGATCGGGCTCGTGCTCTCCACAAGTGCATTTGCGGAGTGCGCGACAAATTCGCGCGGTGAGACTGTGTGTGGCAACGGGCAGACGGCTGGCGGTTACAACCGGAATTCCGGAACGGCATGGTCGGCCCAGAAAAATCAGAACGGGGTTACGACGACGCAGACAAACCGGGGTGGGCAGGCAAAAACCATGAACGGCAAAGGCGTAGCCAAGGGACCCGGCGGCACGACCTGCTACCGCACCGCGAATAGTCACGGCTGCAATTGAATGCGCCTTCATCGCCCCGCGCTTCCGGCAACCGCCATTCTGTTCGCGCGACTGGCTAGTATTTGCCGGTTAGCTCGACCGTAACGAAGGCCGTTAGCGGTGGGCGGTGTCAAGCCACTCTGCGAAGATCTCACGCCAACTTCCGTTGAGACCGCTTGTCATCGGCTATCGACATTCCGATACGCCCGGCGTTGTACCAGGCACGCCTCCTTGTTCGTTTCCTGGGTCAAACGCTTAGGAGAGGGATATGAGTAAGCTGGCTGCCATGTGCAAGCATGAGTTCATGGAGATGCTGCCACCGACCATCTTCTTTTTTGTGATTCTTCACATCGTCGCGTTGGTCCGCACGTTGATGTCGGAGGGTACCTTGCCGTCGTGGCATACCTCGGGCACGGTCACCATCGTCGCGCTGATCCTCGGCAAGTCGGTATTGGTCGCGAACATGTTGCCTTTCATCAATTGTTTCCCCGAAAAGCCGCTGATCTGGAATGCGGGCTGGAAGACCTTGATCTACACGCTCGTGGCGCTGGTCGTGCATTTTCTTGAACACTTGTACGATTACTGGAAGCTTTCGCCAAGTCTCGTGGTTGCCTATCACAAGCAGCTCACCGAACTTAATTGGGCCCATTTTTGGGCAATTCAGATTCTTCTCGTGACCCTGATTCTCAACTACTGCGTGCTGGCGGAACTGTCCCGTATCATCGGGCGCCAAAAATTCAAAGCGATTTTCTTTGGCCCGATGCCGACCAATCCAGCGGGACAGGCCACCATGTAATGGCTGGACTTCACCCCCCTTCAGCCGAAATAGCTTCAACCTCCCCCACCAGATAATCGACCAACGCACGAGCCGCCGGACGTATAGCCCTGCCCGGCGGAAACACTGCATGTATCTCGACGGGTTCGAGCTGCCAGTCCCGCAGTATCTGCACGAGGCGCCCATCCGCGATCTCGCTGCGGCATCCCCACAAACCCACCGGCAAGATGCCGAGCCCGGCGACCGCCGCGGCCGTCGCGCCTTCGTTCACGGTCGTCGTGACGCGGCCTTCCGCGCGAAACGCAGCCTCCAGTCCGTCCTTTCGCAGCACCCAGCCTAACGACGCCACGCTCGATGGGCCCAGCACAAACGTATGCCGAGCCAGATCGGCTGGATCGACGGGGCTGCCGGCGCGAGCGAGATAGCTCGGCGCGGCAACCAGCAGTCGCGGCGAACGTCCGATCAGTCTCGATCTGGCGCTCGAATCCGGCAGAGCGCCGAAGCGGATCGCCACATCCGCGCCTTCCGCAATCAGGTCCTGCCGATCGTCCGACATCAACAGGTCGACGTGCAACGCGGTATGCGACTCCATGAAGCGTCCGATGCGAGGAATGACCTCGCGAATACCGAAGCTCGTGGATAGCCCCACGCGCAGGTGTCCGCGCAGTTCGGAACTGCCGCGCGCGACATGGTCGGCTTCATCGAGCGCTTCGAGAATTGCCTCGACGCGCATCAGATAGTCGACGCCCGCCTCGGTGAGTTTCACCGCGCGGGTGCTCCGGACAAAGAGCACCGTGCCCACGTCCGCCTCGAGTTCGGAAATCTGCCGCGATACGGATGGCTGGCTGATGCCCAATTCGCGGCCCGCCTTCGTAAAGCTCGACGTACGCGCGACGCGGATGAACAGCCGCAGCACCGAGAGTTTGTCATTCATTTGACTGGCGAATAACTGAAAGTCATCTAGCCATTCTACCCGTCACGAGCCAAATGAATCACTATGACTTCACGCCAACACCGGCGAGCAAACACGGAGTCAGAGATGAAACTGCAACAGAAACTGGATGCCTTCAAGTCGCACTTCGAAAGCAAGGTTGCACCGCCCGAAGTGGTCGAACTCTTTCACAGGACCACGGCGGAGCTGATCGCAACGGGTCAGGTGGAGCGGTCGCTGAAGGTGGGCGACCTCGCACCGACGTTCACGCTCACCACGGCGGAAGGCGAAGTCGTATCGTCCACGGCAATGCTCGAGCACGGGCCTTTGGTTGTGACGTTTTATCGGGGCGTCTGGTGCCCGTACTGCAACATCGATCTGCAGGCCATCGAGGAAGTCGCGAGCGAGATCCGCGCGCTCGGCGCGCAACTCGTTTCGATCTCAATGCAGACCGCGGCGAACAGTCTGAAGTCGCAACGGCAGAACAAGCTCAGCTATCCGATCCTCGCTGACGAAGGCGGCAAGACGGCTGACGCGTTTGGAATCCGCTTCCGCCTGCAGGATGAACTGATCGAGGGCTACAAGCAATTCAATGTCGACTTGCCCGTCATCAACGGCGAACCGAGCTGGACGCTGCCGATGCCGGCCCGATATGTGATTGCGCAGGACGGCACCATTGCCTACGCCGAAGTAAGTCCGGACTACACGCAACGGCCCGACCCCAGCGAACTCGTGACCGCACTGCGGCAACTGAAAAGTCTTGTTTAACAAGCTGTTCGGATCTCGCCTACGCGCAGTAGGCGAGATCCGATCGTGTGGCTCGGCGTTGGTGCCTTTGCAACCGCTCAAAGCAGATACGGAGCAGGCGGCTAACTGACCGTTATTGCTTTTATCTCCGCCCCTCAACAAAAAGCTTTCTCACGAATTACAGCGCTCGCAAATAACCGCCATTCATTCGTTGCCAAATACTCTCGGCTACCGTTTGTCGGATATACCCCGGCTACTTGCATTGTGATGGAAGCATCGGAAGTACCACACCACTACCCACTGCCATCGCACCAGGCACAGCGACGCCGGGCCATTGGAGGGCTTTCATGCCGGGATTCCCCGCGAGACTTGAGATGCCATGCAACATCTTTTATCGGTTTCGTACACGTATTGGGCCGTTTTTCATCTCTGACAGAGACGAGCGATGGCATGTGGTCTTTGACGGCGAATCTCTCGGCAGCTACGAGAATCCAACGCAGGCGGCAAATGAGCTTGCCAGCGGTCATACGGCTTCATTGCGCAATGGAGAGGACACGTCGACGCTCGGTATCCCAAAGGACATCTCGAGATGGGAACGAGTACCGATCTAGTTACGAGCGGGAACTCGAAAGGCTTACTCCGAACTGCCGCCGACCCACGGCTCAGTGCTTCGGCCTACCCGTCCCCTGCAGTGCCACTCTCATACTCATTTCCAGATCCTGAAGTCGCGCGCCGAACTCCGCCAGGCTGCCGCGCCCCTCGCCGAACATCTCGCCGTTCACATAAATCGTCGGCACCACGCTAATTTCACGCACCGCCACCTCACGTTGGAATACTCCCCCGTCGATCGTGATGTTGTGAATTCGCGGATTAATTACCGTCATCATATTCAGCGCTTGCACCACATCCACACAGCTTCTGCACGATAGCGAAATATAGGTTTCGAAATAATAGTCAGATTCCAGGGTGCGAATCTGATCGATGGTCGGACCGTCGGCGATAACCGGATGTCCGCCAACCTGGAGTATCGCAAGCACAAGGGACGAAAACTCGGGCCCGGTCGGA
This region includes:
- a CDS encoding LysR family transcriptional regulator, coding for MNDKLSVLRLFIRVARTSSFTKAGRELGISQPSVSRQISELEADVGTVLFVRSTRAVKLTEAGVDYLMRVEAILEALDEADHVARGSSELRGHLRVGLSTSFGIREVIPRIGRFMESHTALHVDLLMSDDRQDLIAEGADVAIRFGALPDSSARSRLIGRSPRLLVAAPSYLARAGSPVDPADLARHTFVLGPSSVASLGWVLRKDGLEAAFRAEGRVTTTVNEGATAAAVAGLGILPVGLWGCRSEIADGRLVQILRDWQLEPVEIHAVFPPGRAIRPAARALVDYLVGEVEAISAEGG
- a CDS encoding peroxiredoxin-like family protein, which encodes MKLQQKLDAFKSHFESKVAPPEVVELFHRTTAELIATGQVERSLKVGDLAPTFTLTTAEGEVVSSTAMLEHGPLVVTFYRGVWCPYCNIDLQAIEEVASEIRALGAQLVSISMQTAANSLKSQRQNKLSYPILADEGGKTADAFGIRFRLQDELIEGYKQFNVDLPVINGEPSWTLPMPARYVIAQDGTIAYAEVSPDYTQRPDPSELVTALRQLKSLV
- a CDS encoding alkyl hydroperoxide reductase — encoded protein: MLNVSLRSQLQTYLRNIRRPVELIVSPGDNQESHEMLAMLSEIASLTELVTVIEEQHGDDRKPSFSIRQAGAQPRIQFAGIPTGPEFSSLVLAILQVGGHPVIADGPTIDQIRTLESDYYFETYISLSCRSCVDVVQALNMMTVINPRIHNITIDGGVFQREVAVREISVVPTIYVNGEMFGEGRGSLAEFGARLQDLEMSMRVALQGTGRPKH